From one Acidobacteriota bacterium genomic stretch:
- a CDS encoding ZIP family metal transporter, with translation MSVLWIAIALSAIGSLLGALVASSVLIVSDAVRAKVVKWLVSFAVGTLLGAALLKLVPEALETLSPTATLGTLLAGIFTFFILEKLVIWRHCHEAESCEVHGTSAPLVLVGDAVHTFVDGAIIAAATITSIPLGVSAAVAAIAHEIPQEAGDVAILLHAGYSRRRALVLNLLSGTSGIVGAVAVYFFAARLPGALPFVLAFAAGSFLYVAMADLIPDLHRGQVDRNPVRQVVLIAAGVATLALL, from the coding sequence GTGTCTGTGCTCTGGATTGCCATCGCGCTCAGCGCGATTGGCAGCCTGCTCGGCGCCCTCGTTGCGTCGAGCGTCCTCATCGTCAGCGACGCGGTGCGGGCGAAGGTCGTCAAGTGGCTCGTCAGCTTCGCGGTGGGCACGCTGCTCGGCGCGGCGCTCCTCAAACTGGTCCCCGAGGCGCTCGAAACGTTGTCGCCGACGGCGACGCTCGGCACGCTGCTCGCCGGGATCTTCACGTTCTTCATTCTCGAGAAGCTCGTCATCTGGCGGCACTGTCACGAAGCCGAGTCGTGCGAGGTGCACGGCACGAGCGCGCCGCTCGTGCTCGTCGGCGACGCCGTGCACACCTTCGTCGATGGCGCCATCATCGCGGCGGCGACGATCACGTCGATTCCCCTCGGAGTGAGCGCGGCCGTGGCGGCGATCGCTCACGAGATCCCGCAGGAAGCGGGCGACGTCGCGATCCTCCTGCACGCGGGGTACTCGCGGCGGCGAGCGCTCGTGCTCAATCTGCTGTCGGGCACGAGCGGCATCGTCGGCGCCGTCGCGGTGTACTTCTTCGCGGCGCGGCTGCCGGGCGCGCTCCCCTTCGTGCTGGCCTTCGCGGCCGGAAGCTTCCTCTACGTGGCCATGGCCGACCTGATTCCCGACCTGCACCGCGGCCAGGTCGATCGG